TACGTGTACAGTGGACACAAGGCAGAGGGTTAGTATGTACTACTTACCTAGAGATGCATTGAGCGGAAGTAAGGATGACCCTGGAGGTGATGAGTGTTCCTGCACAAGTGAAAGCCCCATTTTTGTGGAGACTAACCACCCAAGGCCAAGTTCCCCCTGGTACAACTCCACTGTCACCTTCTACACGACTGTTCAAAGGAGCTGTGCCGCACACTTGCTCTACATGGGGTAGGCAAATTAGACCAAATGAGGTAAAATGAGGTTACATAAAATCTGAAGCTGATTAAGATACAAACCAGCAGGACTTGGAGTTGCTGGTTGGGCAGTTGTTGATCCAGTACTTGAGGTGCTGGGCCCTGGTCCTGCAGTCGGAGTAACACCAGTAACAGGAGGAGGAACACCAGGACATGTGTAGTTGCTGTCAGCATCCAGCCCACTGGAGTTGAACTGGACAAAGCCTGGTTTATCTGAACTGATATGGGAGTTGATCCAAGACTGGTAGCGGGATACTCTGGCATAAACCCCCGGCAGATAAGGTCTAGCACAGCCAAATCCAAAACTGACAATTCCTGACTGGATCCAGATGGAATCCTGCTGGTTCACCATGGGACCTCCTGAGTCGCCCTGAAGGTGTGGAGAGTAACTGTGTGTCAAATCATACTTCAACTACTTAAAATCTGAAGTGAACTGAAAAGAAGTCATCCACCTGACAAGCGTCTTTTCCTCCTTCCAGAACACCAGCACAGATCATGTTGTCTGTGACTGAACCAACTCCATTAAGACAGTTACACTGTCTGTTTCCCAGAACCGGCACCTCCACTTCTTGTAACGTTTGAGGGAATGGCGGGAGCACTAAATAGTACGGTGAAAGTATATTGGTTTTAGTCAAAGGAGACTTATATTCCACTATCAGTAAAGTATCTTACCTCCCTCTTGGACAGTTCCCCAGCCAGTGACCCAGCTATCAGTGCCATTGTGGAACTCACTACTACTGGCTGCCAGACACACAGGTCTGATGTAGTCTGTGAATGCGACTGCCGAGGAAAGTCTGAGCAAAGCGATGTCATTGTTGAAGCTTAAACTGTCAAAGTTTGGATGCAAAATGATTCTGTCAACCGTCCTGGACACTTCATTTGGGTTGGTGCCTTGCAGGTTCTGACGACCGAGAGAAACTGACCATCCAGACGTACTTGCGCTACAGAGACAATGCCAAAGCTCAGACTGTTTAAACAGATCCAAAATGTATGTGACATCATGTTAAGGTGACCCACCTGGAGAAGCAGTGGGCAGCAGACATCACCCACTCTCTGTTTATGAGAGAACCACCACAAACATGGCCAAAATTCTGCAGACTGGCCTGCCAAGGCCAACTTCCTTCTTCAGCATCTTCGCCTCCAACTATCTTTGAGTTCAGTGGAATGATGCCACACactgtaaatatgtcttattaGAATCCGAATAGATGAACACACACTGAATTTAATATTCGTCAGAAGTCTTTGTGGCAACAACCAAGTCCTCGTTCCATCAAATCTTACAGCTCATCTTGGTAAAAATAGCAGTTTTTGTGACTTTCGATGACAAACATTTTTGAAGACGACAAAAAAATTCTGTGTACTACATAACCTCTTGGAAAGCAACCCTAAGGGGGAGGAACCACAATGGCACTCTCTCTGAAGAATGGAGTTAGAACACTCCAATGCGTGATGTCCCGCAGTCGAAACACAAGTCAAATCAGGGTTTACACTTCCAAGCCATACTGTGGGGGCTGAGCTGAACTATAACACTTGATGGAGACGTGGCTTAAATGCCATGTTAATAGTGTAATGTTAGCTGAAATTCATGTTCTTGGATTATgattgtactgtacatgcaatgtATTGAGTCAGTGCAATGGTAATCCAGGTACCTACGTTCAGCACTTGGCATGCTGGGCCCTGGTCCTACAGTCGGAGTAACACCAGTAACAGGAGGAGGAACACCAGGACATGTGTAGTTGCTGTCAGCATCCAGCCCACTGGAGTTGAACTGGACAAAGCCTGGTTTATCTGAACTGATATGGGAGTTGATCCAAGACTGGTAGCGGGATACTCTGGCATAAACCCCCGGCAGATAAGGTCTAGCACAGCCAAATCCAAAACTGACAATTCCTGACTGGATCCAGATGGAATCCTGCTGGCTCATCATGGGACCTCCTGAGTCGCCCTGAAGGTGTGGAGAGTAACTGTGTGTCAAATCATACTTGAATTACTTAAAACCAAAGAGGTAACTGAAAATAAGTCGTCCACCTGACAAGCATCTTTTCCTCCTTCCAGAACACCAGCACAGATCATGTTGTCTGTGACTGAACCAACTCCATTAAGACAGTTACACTGTCTGTTTCCCAGAACCGGCACCTCTACTTCTTGTAATGTTTGAGGGAATGGCGGGAGCACTAAATAGTACGGTGAAAGTATATTGGTGTTAGTCAAAGGAGACTTATATTCCACTATCAGTAAAGTATCTTACCTCCCTCTTGGACAGTTCCCCAGCCAGTGACCCAGCTATCAGTACCATTGTGGAACTCACTGCTACTGGCTGCCAGACACACAGGTCTGATGTAGTCTGTGAATGTGACTGCTGAGGAAAGTCTGAGCAGAGCGATGTCATTGTTGAAGCTTAAACTGTCGAAGTTTGGATGCAAAATGATTCTGTCAACTGTCCTGGACACTTCATTTGGGTTGTTGCCTTGCAGGTTCTGGCGACCGAGAGAAACTGACCATCCAGACGTACTTGCGCTACAGAGACAATGCCAAAGCTCAGATTGTTTAAAAAGATCCAAAATGTATGTGACATCATGTTAAGGTAACCCACCTGGAGAAGCAGTGGGCAGCAGACATCACCCACTCTCTGTTTACGAGAGAACCACCACAAACATGGCCAAAATTCTGCAGACTGGCCTGCCAAGGCCAACTTCCTTCTTGAGCATCTTCACCTCCAACTATCTTTGAGTTCAGTGGAGTGATGCCACACACTGCAAACATGTCTCATTAAAATCCAGAGAGATGACCATAACTGaatttaatatactgtaattccaCAGTCATTATGGCAACAACCAAGTCCTTGTTCCACCAAATCTTACAGTTCATCTTGGTAAAACTCACAGTTTGTGCAACtttcaatgacaaaatattttgaAGACGACAACAAAATTCTATGCACTACATAACTTTTTGCTGACTTGCCCTAAGGGGGAGGAGCCTAAAGGGTACTGTCTCTATAGAATGGACTTAGAACACTGCAATGCTGTCCTGCAGTGGAAACACGAACCAAATTAGGGTTTACACTTCCAAGCCATGCCATGGGGCTGAATTGAATAACACTTGATGGAAACGTGGCTTAAATGTCATGTTAATAGTCTCACGTCAATTGATATTCATGTTCCTGTATTGtgattgtacagtacatgcaaagtACTGAGTCAGTGCAGTGGTAATTAAGGTACCTACGTTCAGCACTTGACATGCTGGGCCCTGGTCCTACAGTAAGAGTAACACCAGTAACAGGAGGAGGAACACCAGGACATGTGTAGTTGCTGTCAGCATCCAGCCCGCTGGAGTTGAATTGGACAAAGCCTGGTTTATCTGAACTGATATGGGAGTTGATCCAAGACTGGTAGCGGGATACTCTGGCATAAACTCCTGGCAGATAAGGTCTAGCACAGCCAAATCCAAAACTGACAATTCCTGACTGGATCCAGATGGAATCCTGCTGGCTCACCATGGGACCTCCTGAGTCGCCCTGAAGGTGTGGAGAGTAACTGTGTGTCAAATCATACTTCAACTACTTAAAATCTGAAGTGAACTGAAAAGAAGTCATCCACCTGACAAGCGTCTTTTCCTCCTTCCAGAACACCAGCACAGATCATGTTGTCTGTGACTGAACCAACTCCATTAAGACAGTTACACTGTCTGTTTCCCAGAACCGGCACCTCCACTTCTTGTAACGTTTGAGGGAATGGCGGGAGCACTAAATAGTACGGTGAAAGTATATTGGTTTTAGTCAAAGGAGACTTATATTCCACTATCAGTAAAGTATCTTACCTCCCTCTTGGACAGTTCCCCAGCCAGTGACCCAGCTATCAGTGCCATTGTGGAACTCACTGCTACTGGCTGCCAGACACACAGGTCTGATGTAGTCTGTGAATGCGACCGCTGAGGAAAGTCTGAGCAGAGCGATGTCATTGTTGAAGCTAAAACTGTCAAAGTTTGGATGCAAAATGATTCTGTCAACCGTCCTGGACACTTCATTTGGGTTGTTGCCTTGCAGGTTCTGACGACCGAGAGAAACTGACCATCCAGACGTACTTGCGCTACAGAAACAATGCAAAAGCTCAGATTGTTTAAACAGATCCAAAATGTATATGACATCATGTTAAGGTGACCCACCTGGAGAAGCAGTGGGCAGCAGACATCACCCACTCTCTGTTTATGAGAGAACCACCACAAACATGGCCAAAATTCTGCAGACTGGCCTGCCAAGGCCAACTTCCTTCTTGAGCATCTTCACCTCCAACTATCTTTGAGTTCAGTGGAGTGATGCCACACACTGCAAACATGTCTCATTAAAATCCAGAGAGATGACCATAACTGaatttaatatactgtaattccaCAGTCATTATGGCAACAACCAAGTCCTTGTTCCACCAAATCTTACAGTTCATCTTGGTAAAACTCACAGTTTGTGCAACtttcaatgacaaaatattttgaAGACGACAACAAAATTCTATGCACTACATAACTTTTTGCTGACTTGCCCTAAGGGGGAGGAGCCTAAAGGGTACTGTCTCTATAGAATGGACTTAGAACACTGCAATGCTGTCCTGCAGTGGAAACACGAACCAAATTAGGGTTTACACTTCCAAGCCATGCCATGGGGCTGAATTGAATAACACTTGATGGAAACGTGGCTTAAATGTCATGTTAATAGTCTCACGTCAATTGATATTCATGTTCCTGTATTGtgattgtacagtacatgcaaagtACTGAGTCAGTGCAGTGGTAATTAAGGTACCTACGTTCAGCACTTGACATGCTGGGCCCTGGTCCTACAGTAAGAGTAACACCAGTAACAGGAGGAGGAACACCAGGACATGTGTAGTTGCTGTCAGCATCCAGCCCGCTGGAGTTGAATTGGACAAAGCCTGGTTTATCTGAACTGATATGGGAGTTGATCCAAGACTGGTAGCGGGATACTCTGGCATAAACTCCTGGCAGATAAGGTCTAGCACAGCCAAATCCAAAACTGACAATTCCTGACTGGATCCAGATGGAATCCTGCTGGCTCACCATGGGACCTCCTGAGTCGCCCTGAAGGTGTGGAGAGTAACTGTGTGTCAAATCATACTTCAACTACTTAAAATCTGAAGTGAACTGAAAAGAAGTCATCCACCTGACAAGCGTCTTTTCCTCCTTCCAGAACACCAGCACAGATCATGTTGTCTGTGACTGAACCAACTCCATTAAGACAGTTACACTGTCTGTTTCCCAGAACCGGCACCTCCACTTCTTGTAACGTTTGAGGGAATGGCGGGAGCACTAAATAGTACGGTGAAAGTATATTGGTTTTAGTCAAAGGAGACTTATATTCCACTATCAGTAAAGTATCTTACCTCCCTCTTGGACAGTTCCCCAGCCAGTGACCCAGCTATCAGTGCCATTGTGGAACTCACTGCTACTGGCTGCCAGACACACAGGTCTGATGTAGTCTGTGAATGCGACTGCTGAGGAAAGTCTGAGCAGAGCGATGTCATTGTTGAAGCTAAAACTGTCAAAGTTTGGATGCAAAATGATTCTGTCAACCGTCCTGGACACTTCATTTGGGTTGTTGCCTTGCAGGTTCTGACGACCGAGAGAAACTGACCATCCAGACGTACTTGCGCTACAGAAACAATGCAAAAGCTCAGATTGTTTAAACAGATCCAAAATGTATATGACATCATGTTAAGGTGACCCACCTGGAGAAGCAGTGGGCAGCAGACATCACCCACTCTCTGTTTATGAGAGAACCACCACAAACATGGCCAAAATTCTGCAGACTGGCCTGCCAAGGCCAACTTCCTTCTTCAGCATCTTCGCCTCCAACTATCTTTGAGTTCAGTGGAATGATGCCACACactgtaaatatgtcttattaGAATCCTAATAGATGAACACATATTGAATTTAATATTCGTCAGAAGTCTTTGTGGCAACAACCAAGTCCTCGTTCCATCAAATCTTACAGCTCATCTTGGTAAAAATAGCAGTTTTTGCGACTTTCGATGACAAACATTTTTGAAGACGACAAAAAAATTCTGTGTACTACATAACCTCTTGGAAAACTACCCTAAGGGGGAGGAACCACAATGGCACTCTCTCTGAAGAATGGAGTTAGAACACTCCAATGCGTGATGTCCCGCAGTCGAAACACAAGTCAAATCAGGGTTTACACTTCCAAGCCATACTGTGGGGGCTGAGCTGAACTATAATACTTGATGGAAACGTGGCTTAAATGCCATGTTAATAGTGTCATGTTAGCTGAAATTCATGTTCTTGGATTATgattgtactgtacatgcaatgtATTGAGTCAGTGCAGTGGTAATCCAGGTACCTACGTTCAGCACTTGGCATGCTGGGCCCTGGTCCTACAGTCGGAGTAACACCAGTAACAGGAGGAGGAAGACCAGGACATGTGTAGTTGCTGTCAGCATCCAGCCCACTGGAGTTGAACTGGACAAAGCCTGGTTTATCTGAACTGATATGGGAGTTGATCCAAGACTGGTAGCGGGATACTCTGGCATAAACCCCCGGCAGATAAGGTCTAGCACAGCCAAATCCAAAACTGACAATTCCTGACTGGATCCAGATAGAATCCTGCTGGCTCATCATGGGACCTCCTGAGTCGCCCTGAAGGTGTGGAGAGTAACTGTGTGTCAAATCATACTTGAATTACTTAAAACCAAAGAGGTAACTGAAAATAAGTCGTCCACCTGACAAGCATCTTTTCCTCCTTCCAGAACACCAGCACAGATCATGTTGTCTGTGACTGAACCAACTCCATTAAAACAGTTACACTGTCTGTTTCCCAGAACCGGTACCTCTACTTCTTGTAATGTTTGAGGGAATGGCGGGAGCACTAAATAGTACGGTGAAAGTATATTGGTGTTAGTCAAAGGAGACTTATATTCCACTATCAGTAAAGTATCTTACCTCCCTCTTGTACTGTTCCCCAGCCAGTGACCCAGCTATCAGTACCATTGTGGAACTCACTGCTACTGGCTGCCAGACACACAGGTCTGATGTAGGCTGTGAATGTGACTGGCAAAGAAAGTCTGAGCAGAGCAATATCGTTGTTGAAGCTTAAACTGTCGTAGTTTGGATGCAAAATTATTTTGTCAACAGTTCTGGACACTTCGTTTGGGTTGTTTCCCTGCAGGTTCTGGCGACCTAGAGAAACCAACCATCCGGAGGTATTTGTGCTACAGAGACAATGTCAAAGCTCAGATGGTGAATGTAAATCAAAAAGAGATGTGACATTGTGTTAAGGTAACCCACCTGGAGAAGCAGTGGGCAGCAGACATCACCCACTCTTTGTTTATAAGAGAACCACCACAAACATGGCCAAAATTCTGCAGACTGGCCTGCCAGGGCCAACTTCCTTCTCGAGCATCTTCACCGCCAACTATCCTTGTGTTTCGTGATTGGATGCCACACACTACAAACAAGTTATCGTATTACAATTCAAAGAGACTGGTTGGCAATAGACAGAGAAGTTCAATGGCAAACACATATTATCAAGTACTTAAATGTGTTTATAACAACAGTAAAGTCCAGTGTCTGTAAAACAGCATAATTCATCTCTGTGGAATACATAAGGTTTTCCATTGTCAAGAGTTCTGAAGGATGCCAAAATAACTGAGGTTTGTACACCACTTTTTGGCAACCTATCCTTAGGATAAGAGCCACAATGTTGACAAATCTACAGTACATGGTGGAGCTGGAACACTGCACTGCTGGATTTTCCGCAGGGGAAATGTAAGCCAGATCAGGATTTATTATTTCATGCCATACAATTGGGGCTGAGGTAAATTGTAACCCTTGAAGGAAACTTAAGTGCCATATTGATCAGTTAAAACTCGTTCTCTAATCATAAGAATCCACATGCAATGTGTTACTGTATGTCAATGCAATGGTACTCAAGACGCACATTCAGCACTTGAGACTTCAGTAGGAATAACGGGAGGAGGTAGACCAGCACATGTGTAGTTGCTGTCAGCATCCAGCCCACTGGAGTTGAACTGGACAAAGCCTGGTTTATCTGAACTGATATGGGAGTTGATCCAAGACTGGTAGCGGGACACTCTGGCATAAACTCCTGGCAGATTAGGTCTAGCACAGCCAAATCCAAAACTGAAGATTCCTGACTGGATCCAGATGGAATTCTGCTTGCTCACTATTGGACCTCCTGAATCGCCCTGAGGATGAAAGAACTGTTTGAGTTCAAAACAGATCAAAACTAAGAGGACAATGTGAAAAATTTATCTACCTGACAAGAGTCTTTCCCTCCTTCCAGAACACCAGCACAGATCATGTTGTCTGTGACTGAACCTACTCCATTCAGGCAGTTACACTGTCTGTTTCCCAGAACTGGCACCTCCACTTCTTGTAGCGTTTGAGGGAATGGGAGGGACACTGAACAATACAGTAAAATTATAGTCATAGTGTAGCCAAAGGAAAAATATGTTCCAGTACCTTTCAAGTACCTTACCTCCCTCCTGGATTGTTCCCCAGCCAGTGACCCAGCTATCAGTACCATTGTGGAACTCACTGCTACTGGCTGCCAGACACACAGGTCTGATGTAGTCTGTGAACGTGACCGCTGAGGAAAGTCTGAGCAGAGCGATGTCATTGTTGAAGCTAATATTGTCGTAGTTTGGATGCAAATTGATTCTCTCAAGCGTTCTGGACACTTCGTTTGAGTTGTTGCCCTGCAGGTTCTGACGGCCAAGAGAAACTGACCATCCAGAGGTACTTGTGCTACGGAGACAATGCCAAATCTCAGATGGTTTAAGCAGATCCACAATGTAGATGATATCATGTCAAGGTGATCCACCTGGGGAAGCAGTGGGCAGCAGACATCACCCACTCTCTGTTTATGAGAGAACCAccacaaacatggctgccagaATTCTGCAGACTGGCTTGCCAAGGCCAACTTCCTTCTTGAGCATTTTCACGTCCGACTATCTTTGTGTTCAGGGGAGTGATGCCACATACTAACAAAGAGATTGTAAAAACAGATTGATTGTAATTAaaaccaagatccctggtcttggcCATGAACCTGCAGAAGATCtgcacagtacagtatgttttggtttgagtcagacctggacgctaactgaggttccccTGTATTTGGCTTTGCAAGTACCACAGTTTTCCTTACCATGGCAGTTTACCTTTGAACATGTGGCTTGTACCTAGGTAATTGGCTTGTCACAAGGTGAGTTAATGTTAGCAAAGGAAAACATAATTTGAATTAAACTGAAACAAATCTTTGGTCAATGCGTTTGTGTATGTAATgtgcatataaaaaaaattctggttATTCATGAGTACCACTTGATGGAGCCTGTGTACCACCAGTGGTACTCGTACCACAATTTGAGAATAAATAACATACAACACATCTCATTGAGAATTGAAACTTACCATCCAGTTGAGCATGTGAATCTGCGGAAACACATCACACAAATGAGTCAATCAGGTTCAAATACCCAACAATACAAACTGAGGCCATTTATATAATTCAAAgtcatttatatacagtaatttatgtttatttttttcaattaaaaaaacattctcaaGCGCGCATAACTCTGCAAAGGCTGTAAGGCTGAATGAACTGTCCACTCAAATCCTTGTGAGTAATCCTTCCAGTGTAGAAACCACACACcaataacaatgaaaatataaacTCCTAGCCACTAATTATCACAGAGTACAGTATATTACCATTCTTTTCATTCCTAGTTCAAAACAAGCTGGTTGACAATGAATACCTGGAAAAAACAGTACAACTGGTGATGGAAATGCTTAATAAAAGACATTAAaccattatcatttttttttgggcTAAAACGCCAAAAAAGTCCTGCCCAATGTAAATGCTATGGTGTCACTGAACCATTTGGAGTAGGGCTCTTTTGAATGCTAACAGGCTGAATATTTATCCCCCGCAGTCACAATCTGTCTAAGTGGTGCTGACACTCACTGAGTTATAGCAGTTTAAATACATTGAGAAGAAGGCTCccctatacatttttttcagcaaaatctgccttcaaaataactggTTTGGTGGTATGGATGGGAAAACACAATGGGCCCATCCCCTGAGTTCTTACATAATCCAGTTTCGAACGTGACACAGGTTCTTCTTAAAGCTAGAATCAGGCATTTTGAAGGTGCTCCATTTGGAGACCTTTGGTCACTTTTGGTCAAAGTCTTCACTAACTCCATGCAAATACAGGTCCATGGCTTCCTGACAAGGTATCTTGTCTTTAAAGACCATTTTGTCATAAGGACAGAAAGAACATGTTAAAAGGTGCAATGTTAATGCAGTGTTGACGCACAGTCCATGCCCAGTCTGTTACGCAGCATTTCCTTGCTTTTATGACAACAGCCTACACACAAACAGCATATCTGTGTTTTCACAATTTCAATGTGTCTGTCATCATTAAGAGTTGATTTTAATGACTAGGATGCGTACAATAGAAGCGGGACTGGTACATTTTGTGCACAGATCTGAACTGGCGATGATGTCACAGGAGATGAGGGAAACAGGCGTCTAATGGGTTGAGTGAGGTGTCAATCAAATGTTCAGAGTTCATTGGAACATATGCACAGTGTGTTCACTGTCAATGCAACAGGACCTTATTTGTGTgctttaaatgtacatttggaatactGTAAGGGTTTGAAAGTGAGTTGCattctatactgtatgtttgcgaCTAGTCTAACATTTGTGTTCAGAGAGCCTGCAGTTGCAGTTATACCCTGGAATGGTGTATATCAGTCGTATCTGGAATCTCAGTGAAATACATGCAAATAGGCAGCGGCGTAAAAACACGGTTTAGTCATGTTAATAGTTGAACGGCAAGAAGGAACGGACGTAGCAACAGAGTGGCAAAGGACTAGTGAGCATCACAACCACAGATAACTTGGTCGTGATTTGCACTCCGCTGCCCTCTGCCGTCTCCTTGCAGCCCTGCTGAGGACTCCTCCCTCCTGCTCATCTGGCCAGCACACCTGCATCTCATCTGCAATCAGGATTTCATAAGCCATGCGATTTAGCGAGTCCTTGCCACATTGTTTGTGAATCCTCGCCAGTGTCCTTGACACACTTGCTATTTTTCCTGCTGCCAACTGTCACCCGTACGTTGTTGAGCATATCTTGTAGATTTCCTTATTTGCTACATTGTCCTTTTGTTTGAACTTTGTTTCTGtcttaactctttcactgccaaagacgtcaattggcgtcttttgcttttttttcacaggaactacagatcaaagtcttattcatcttgtgtgtgaatttctgacttgtaggcaatgtatttctgtcccagtaggaggtaacagttctcttttcctcccaccggcagcgacagattgtctatgaagaagacggattgtggtttgagagaggaaaatggcgaaacacatgtagaaatcgagcggagacaaaaaatacagacagcTAATACTGTCACAGAGCTGGTCTGGCGGTGGATTTGCCTTAAGTAGTGACGCGGTCGCCAAAGATATGGGTGACGTAGGTGTAtgtacaaatgcagttgacaatggcagcagAAGCAACAAGTTAgaggttagcgttgctgagccatgtggcgcgacaccggag
This sequence is a window from Dunckerocampus dactyliophorus isolate RoL2022-P2 chromosome 2, RoL_Ddac_1.1, whole genome shotgun sequence. Protein-coding genes within it:
- the LOC129169362 gene encoding uncharacterized protein LOC129169362 isoform X4, with amino-acid sequence MAQRVDSAKPFNSKFTCSTGCTSTSGWSVSLGRQNLQGNNSNEVSRTLERINLHPNYDNISFNNDIALLRLSSAVTFTDYIRPVCLAASSSEFHNGTDSWVTGWGTIQEGVSLPFPQTLQEVEVPVLGNRQCNCLNGVGSVTDNMICAGVLEGGKDSCQFFHPQGDSGGPIVSKQNSIWIQSGIFSFGFGCARPNLPGVYARVSRYQSWINSHISSDKPGFVQFNSSGLDADSNYTCAGLPPPVIPTEVSSAELCGIQSRNTRIVGGEDAREGSWPWQASLQNFGHVCGGSLINKEWVMSAAHCFSSTNTSGWLVSLGRQNLQGNNPNEVSRTVDKIILHPNYDSLSFNNDIALLRLSLPVTFTAYIRPVCLAASSSEFHNGTDSWVTGWGTVQEGVLPPFPQTLQEVEVPVLGNRQCNCFNGVGSVTDNMICAGVLEGGKDACQGDSGGPMMSQQDSIWIQSGIVSFGFGCARPYLPGVYARVSRYQSWINSHISSDKPGFVQFNSSGLDADSNYTCPGLPPPVTGVTPTVGPGPSMPSAELCGIIPLNSKIVGGEDAEEGSWPWQASLQNFGHVCGGSLINREWVMSAAHCFSSASTSGWSVSLGRQNLQGNNPNEVSRTVDRIILHPNFDSFSFNNDIALLRLSSAVAFTDYIRPVCLAASSSEFHNGTDSWVTGWGTVQEGVLPPFPQTLQEVEVPVLGNRQCNCLNGVGSVTDNMICAGVLEGGKDACQGDSGGPMVSQQDSIWIQSGIVSFGFGCARPYLPGVYARVSRYQSWINSHISSDKPGFVQFNSSGLDADSNYTCPGVPPPVTGVTLTVGPGPSMSSAELCGITPLNSKIVGGEDAQEGSWPWQASLQNFGHVCGGSLINREWVMSAAHCFSSASTSGWSVSLGRQNLQGNNPNEVSRTVDRIILHPNFDSFSFNNDIALLRLSSAVAFTDYIRPVCLAASSSEFHNGTDSWVTGWGTVQEGVLPPFPQTLQEVEVPVLGNRQCNCLNGVGSVTDNMICAGVLEGGKDACQGDSGGPMVSQQDSIWIQSGIVSFGFGCARPYLPGVYARVSRYQSWINSHISSDKPGFVQFNSSGLDADSNYTCPGVPPPVTGVTLTVGPGPSMSSAELCGITPLNSKIVGGEDAQEGSWPWQASLQNFGHVCGGSLVNREWVMSAAHCFSSASTSGWSVSLGRQNLQGNNPNEVSRTVDRIILHPNFDSLSFNNDIALLRLSSAVTFTDYIRPVCLAASSSEFHNGTDSWVTGWGTVQEGVLPPFPQTLQEVEVPVLGNRQCNCLNGVGSVTDNMICAGVLEGGKDACQGDSGGPMMSQQDSIWIQSGIVSFGFGCARPYLPGVYARVSRYQSWINSHISSDKPGFVQFNSSGLDADSNYTCPGVPPPVTGVTPTVGPGPSMPSAELCGIIPLNSKIVGGEDAEEGSWPWQASLQNFGHVCGGSLINREWVMSAAHCFSSASTSGWSVSLGRQNLQGTNPNEVSRTVDRIILHPNFDSLSFNNDIALLRLSSAVAFTDYIRPVCLAASSSEFHNGTDSWVTGWGTVQEGVLPPFPQTLQEVEVPVLGNRQCNCLNGVGSVTDNMICAGVLEGGKDACQGDSGGPMVNQQDSIWIQSGIVSFGFGCARPYLPGVYARVSRYQSWINSHISSDKPGFVQFNSSGLDADSNYTCPGVPPPVTGVTPTAGPGPSTSSTGSTTAQPATPSPAEQVCGTAPLNSRVEGDSGVVPGGTWPWVVSLHKNGAFTCAGTLITSRVILTSAQCISSSIPTSSDWTVYLGQKLVNGVEGFEMTMSIENITISEMTGFNIAVLQLTKAVSFSDYIQTVCLDITNVQTFPTGTRCWVAGWGQMTKNKSNARADESLRDIETGVISCNSADQDNICTSSLDIQQVHSFFLCFKIWILGLSCGSQQQWSLQGDEGGPLLCKSDSSWFQAAVVTAGQSKSLRADIQVFSRPSRFGSFLKETVGDLPSPAPSSSAGAPLSCGSLLLSFFVTLSSSYLVLYHGTA